The Podarcis muralis chromosome 16, rPodMur119.hap1.1, whole genome shotgun sequence genomic interval GTGGTGAATATTCAGGCAGTCCCTCAAGATAGGGATTGTATAAGCAAACACTCCTCCTTCCTTGCAAGCTTGTTAGCAGGTTTGGGTCAACACAGCTCTGCCTGCAGACTATGCTTGACCCTATGAGTTGCTgctcctgagattaagagtctcatgctctaccaactaagaTATCCTGCTGCTTTGATTTCCTCTTTGATTCCTAGGCTGAGAAACTGCCCTGGGACCCAcaaaaatgaaagcagcaatggTATCTGAAGAACCATGCCATTCTTTGAGCATCTCCTCCCTGCAATGGGACTCCCAGAATCCCCAGCAGGACTCAGGTGCTTTGCTTGCTATTCCTGCTGCGGTGAAGGCGAGCAAAAGCACCATGTAAGTTTATGTCTCCAAATTATAAATGATGGGTTTGGACCCAGATTTAGGGATGCTTAGAGTGGAGTCTCTGAGGACAGATGCATTTGGTTTGCTTCCCAAACCCATACGATAACCAAAAGACACCtatccttcagaatttgcacttctccatgATGCTCTCAAAATAAAAAAGTGTTCACATAAATGTACAGACAATTGAAAAATCATCTTCAAAATAAGATGTGGGAAAGGGACACTGTCGCTTTATAGAATAAGAACAGTCCAATGTTAGAAATGGTTTTATCTCCTTTCTTTTCCTGAGTATGTGATCTTTTGTACAttacaccaacaactgggaaacactggcctgcgagcactccagttggagaacagcctttagcaaaggtgtaatgggctttgaagattctcgaactcaggacaaaagggagaaacgtgctaagagggaggcatgcttggcaaatccacaccgtgatcaactcctgcccaagaaccaatgtccccactgtggaaggatgtgtgggtccagaattggcctccacagtcacttacggactcattgttaaaaccgtgtttatggaagacaatcttacttggctatgaatgattgccaaagaagaagaaagaaatatctTATCTTATTTTATTGTCTGCCACTTTGGCAGTCTTTTGTTTATAAATCTACcaataaataatagaaataataacaAGAGTGGAGAATAATATAAAGTCGTCCAGGAGAGGCAACTTAGGGCAACAGTAATGGAACAAGACCTTCTTCTTTCTTATggtatttactcaaatgtaatgcacATCTTGggggcatgggtggcgctgtggtgtaaaccacagagcctaggcttgctgatcagaaggtcggcggttcaaatccccgtgacagggtgagctcccgttgttcagtcccagctcctgttaacctagcagttcgaaagcacatcaaagtgcaagtagataaataggtaccactccggcaggaaagtaaacggtgtttcctggttcaacagaagcagcttaatcatgctggccacatgactcagaaaaactgtctgtggacaaatgttggctcccttggcctgtaaagtgagatgaacgtcgcaaccccagagtcgtctgcggctggacttaactgccaggggtcctttaactttttaaTGCACAtctctttttttgccaaattAAGTCACAaaaattagggtgcacattagatttgatagTACATTTACACTTGCAAGCAAATACTATttgggtttcaaggttttgaaaatggaggTGTGCAATAGTTTTGATGGCTCATTCAATTTGTGTAAATAGAGTATTTGTTCTGTTTCTCTTAGTCACATAGAGGAGGTCCATTTGGTGGCTGTTATTGCAGTTCATTTCAAGAGCCTCTTATTGCTTGTTGCAGGTGGACAACAAAAGTACTGGTGGTTCCTGTCGCTTCCCATCTGTGCTGTTGGAGCTTCTGTATGTCTGATAATGATATGGAAGAAGAAAAGGTTGGAAAAGGAGAAAGGTAGAACCATCTTTGTTAATCCTCTTAATTACCTGGGATTGAGGCTAACTGCCAAATGTGTGTCTGCCTCTCCCTTGCTCCTCTTGAGAGGCAGAGGTTGGCCAGTGCCGTGAGATGAACAGCAGGTCTCATGTTCTGCTCTGTAGATGATGCTTCTGCGATGCAAGCTCAAGAGGGCTCTCCTGCGCCCTTCCCCAGAGGAGACCCCCCAAAAGGTGATGGTGACCTTCTGACACAAACATGCACAGTAAGGAAGGCTGGAGGACCAGATGAGATGTTTGGAAGTCACGTAATACTATGGCATTGTTTTTTAACATTTGTTAATACTACTAGGAATAGTcagggcttcttcttttttcccagCCAGAACGCTCCAGAACAGAGGTCATTCATCTATCACCTCAAAAcaccattgcagagggttggaccagatgaccctcaagatcccttccatctcttcaattctatgattctatgaaacaaatCATCTGAGAGGGGTggttggctactagccatgaaggctatgttctgcctccatggtcaaagGTAATAATGCTTCAGAATACAAGTGGCTGCAacctgcaggaggggaaagtgtgtcAGTTTGATTTCATAGTACCAAAAGCATTGATCTGATGAGTAGagatttgtcagggaactgccatcggagccagagggagagggagggctccagagggattccagggagcgtcccgggagggagagaagcagcacatcttctggggaaggaaatcagcgtaacaccagtggagaaggggggcagatgggagaatcggcGATGTGGCTCCAAGACTCATCAccgggaaccagtggggagagcacgggtcctccaatTCCCACACCCTCCcagcgcagaaggcttccgcgcagggaaagtaggcagagactaggcgtcaaagagcttctttgctgggagaagttcaagaaacgcccactgacggattctgccagctatggagacagccacgggtgcgtggctgtccagacagaaagggttcattcaggcaaccagccaagggtggtgttgatttacacacaagcaacccctagagcCATTACAagatctttcctgttctaattaattaagagggttctggaagcttctctgtgtgaaagaagcaagcagaaggttcattaTGTTtaggttattccttcagagaagctgagcatAGCTCACTTAAACTGGTTcttttatctctttctgtcaaggtcatgctgataataataataaggccagacagagcctgggtttcacttctTTTCTATCTTATTCTCTGATGTGGTATTTTGTATagagtgttaaggtttagacttactataagttattgtaagtttaagttaaatcTGCTGCAACTGGACTTCTTATGGACAgagccaatcctgaatgtattggatttgtgaccattatgcacatttgccttcagtagcagtaaagctctgctggatgaaatattaattgtctCCAAcatttggaaatgtaaagaaaatgaaggaactttttaccacatgtgttgggaatgtaagaaagtaaaaaaaaaacttctgggaagtgatatataataagatgaaaaagatgttgaaatatacatttattaaaaaaccagtagcatttttacttggcattgtaggggatgatattaatagacaaaattgtaaatagtctttatatgcaacaacagcagcaagaatattattggcacaaaaatggaaacaataagaattaccaatgaaagaagagttgcaaatcaaattaatggactacgcagaattaaaTAAACTGAAAGTAAGGATTcaaaaacctgcgggaccagagattcttcaaggactggagtaaatatttgaactatctgaaaagcaattgtaataaagagattacgctagtaggactgcaagacgttttgtaaggaggattatgcgaaatattgcaaggaagactatgaagagaatattagttaaggacaattaaaagttatagagaaattaagaaatgcagattaagtgataaagaatggaaaatcttcagacgtagttgacggaagtctaaaatattgtataagataagaatgtatgttaaatgactgttggaaatgatatgttaaaaaaaattaataaaaatgtgtgtgtgtgtgtgtattaattatctctggtctattttttgggaatcctgcaatgtgttaaagttttcactctgctaactatacgctggaatctgttctggatcaATACTGAATAGAATTCCATGACAGAGTGCTTAAGTGCAAATTCATATGTATAATACATCAAATTATCCACCTTCATGTACAGTAGATATGCTATATATCTTGAAAGTAGGCTAGGATTTGATGGGTGTTCTGTCCCCACCAGGGTCAGTTATTTAGTGATAGCAAATCTGTGTATTAATATTAGGTAGAAGGAATTACAACGCTGTCCTTTAAGAAAAGATactgcctttcccccttttttagacATCGAGGCAGGTTGGGAAATATTCTAGTTTCTATTGGCTCTGACCAGAGAGGAAGAAACCTCCCTTCCCCCTTTGCAATCTAGTTTCAGTCTAGTTCCTGCATATGCAGGAAGAGGGGCAACCTTATTTGTTCTTACAGAACTCCATAGAGAACTTCATAAAATACTTCTAACCATCTTCATTCAGAGCCAAAGAACAACCTATTGGAATGTAAGTAATATTTCTACATGTGCTTTGATTATCTTCAATAAATCTACATATGAGAGCTTTGTGGAGTTTTGTTGAATACTATCCAGATTGAGAGAGAAGTTTCAGGACCGAACAGTGGGCAATATACTTGACAGAACCCcatgcaaaacagcaaaacagcagccttctATATTGATCTGAAGGCATTcgctttaaaaaagcaacagcctGATTTTTGCTTACAGTTTCCTTCGGTAgtaaccattttattttatttttttagctatACCCCATAACTAAAAGAAGAGGGAAAGGGGTGCTCAGAGTTGAGCCACAAAATTCTTAGAAGGAGCCCTTATCTCTGATCAGCCTCACACTGTTTTTGAACAAGGATGCTGACTGCTGTTTTGCAGCTGTGTCCCAAAACATTATGTTCTAATAAAAGCAGAGCAAAAATGTTAAGCTAATTTCTgatcatcttatttatttatttatcttgctggttgcttgtcacccaaaggtctccaagaGACCTTCACgttaaagaaaaatatatgcacatacataaaaccatggggaagagagagacgTAACTTACTGGATTCCTTTATTAGCAACAGAAGTATTttctctgggtgacttccaggcAAGGAGACAATGGAATCCAGCAGGCAAGACTGAACGCGCAAATGTCCGGGGCGGAGAGGGAAGCGTTGTCGTGGGACTTGCATAGTGACACTAAAAATTCATTCAGGCAGCTGCGCGCGTGtataaaagggaaaagggaggcgCTAGAATGCGACAGGCGGGAGAGAAAAGGGTGAcgaaaaggggaaagaggggaagcagatagaggagagaggaaagaaggaaagacagaaagaaagatgaCATGCAAACGAAGACGAGAGAAACCGGCGAGGAATTGCAGAGGAAAAAAAGGACAAAAATAAGCAAAGAAGAGAGGGAGACAGGAAGGATCTGGAAAGAAAGAGCGGGAAtggagaaggaaaataaaaacaccgTCTGGAAAGCGGGagtgggtgtagccaggggggcagctgccccccaaataaGTAAATCAATACATACTTAACTAAGGTTCTGCCCCACCTAACATAAATCCTGAAGGGGCTCCACCAAGTCCTGCCTGGGAGGGGAAAATGCgctgagggggaagggaggatTTTTCGGGGGGTCTCGGGTTTAGCCCGACGCCGGCATCCcggtccagcagcagcagcctcacctcctcctcgccgccgccggcGGCTTTCGTCCTGCCTCCAATTACCTCGCTTTTAATATGTCCTGTGTACGCTTGGAGAGGGCGCagcggaggaggagcaggagacgGCGGCAGAGAGCATCTTCTAGCGCTGAGCACTGGGCAGTGAGTGGTCAGCGGCGGTGTGGGGCAGGAATTTATTTCTAGGGGCAAAGTGTCACAGGACAGCCACGCACgcggaattttttttaaaaattccctgtGCATAAACGTCTGACTCAAGTTGTGATGTGGCGTCGTGGTTTTAAAAGCCTGTCTCAGGCTGAAATGGTGCCACTGATTTCTTATGACAAGAAGTAGCACCAGAAGACTCTTTGGGACCTTACCAGAGTCTCATCTTCTTGAGGAGAAGAAAGACTGCGCCTGAGCACTCAGTCGGGGCAAGCAACAATCGGGGTTCCTGGGGGTCgcagtttgttctgatttagagcTATAGAGTGGGACTTACCTGGGAAAGGAGCGCGCAAGTGGGAAACCGCTGAGACCCCGACTTTCTAGGTGCAGGACAAGAGGGAGTGTGGGCGACCCCTTGTACGAAAGGCATTGGGCTGAAAAGAAAGCCCTCTTCGCTCCTGGCCAAAATGATGGTGGAAGTCGCGAGCAGAAGCCTCCTGGTCATCCTTCTCTTCACTCCATGGATCTGTACTTCATTTGGTAAGTccttgggagagggagggaactcATTgcaaatgcggggggggggggtaattgacCAAGGGGAGGCTGGTGCCATTTCCCAATTCCTTCTCTGCCCAGAAGTTCAAAATGCTGCTTAGACGTCCTGGCCTCTGCCCAAGACCACCATGAGACGCACAGCAAGCCAAGaaactgttgaatggtttctttaaatattaAGGTTCATTATTGATTCACAAGATGTGTATctctttaaaggccagagcaaaTATCACGACTTAGTTTTagagctgtgaagcagtatagcagatgctgttaagttgtgttaattaagctgtgtcagcagtTGGATAtaaagtgtgtgtatgtatgtgtgtgtgtgtgtgtgtgtgtgtgtgtgtgtgtatatatatatatatatatatatatatatatatatatatattataatataaagaGCAGTGCGTacctctctcagtaccctggtgaaTGGGTCATACTTATAGATGTAATGTAATTTAATGTAAGAGGAGTTTTTGTAATTAAAGccaaacaaaagttatttttgcttttcttcatTGTTTCCTAAACCTATGGTCTCCCCAGCAGGCTTTCTGCAGCGCAATTAATCTGCTAAATACGTAAGAGAAACAAGCCGATAGATAGATCCCACTGTCGTGGCTGTTTTTAAACTCAGCTGCTTTGAAAGAGAAGAATCCAGCCTTATGTTTCCCACAAGGCAAAAAAAGAATCAGCAAGGATCCGTCTGGTTCTGGTGCAAGGAATGAGATTCAGGAGTTTGGGATTTCTAGTGAGAGTTCTGAGCCTGCATGGGAGTCCCGAAGGATTTTCCCCCATCACCTGCTAAGCTATTATATGGAGGTGGAGAACCTTCCAGCTACTGACAGAAATCCCTGTCTCTTGCTGGAGTCCCTGGCCTGAAGGTGGACACTCCTCTTAGCTAGTCTTGAGCATAAGCTTTCCTCTTGGTGAACCACCTTCTCATTGCAAGCACCACCAAGTAGGTATCTCCTTCTATGTCCTCCCGCTTTCTGGAATAGCTCCTCTGGGTCCTGCTCATTCCCCCTGGGCAGGAAAGAAGCAGCCTCTGGGTCTCCTGCCTCCTCAGGATATGTGGGGAGCAAGGAAGGGATGGCTCTGCTCCATAATCTCAGCTCCCACTTCCTCCCATTCAAAGTCCTCTTCCTCAAATGCTTCAAGCTTCTAGTCTGAATCAGAGTTCTCAGAAGGCATCCGGCATTCCTatgccagatccggcccccgggccttagtttgtctacccatgctaTAGTATATGTGTGGGGTGTATGTCTGTATATTTGCCTGCAAGGGCCCTCTTCCATCCCTAACCCTCCCAAAAATAGGATTTAGAGAAAGgctcccagattttttttcagtgaatccggggacacttttcaacttcaatggattttgccagaGGATTGATTTGTAAAGCTggagactgtccccaggaaatggggatgtctggtataCTTAATTCAGAGCAGCTCTCCAATGTATTCAACATATGTCTTCTCAGAGCCTAATTGCAGCACAGATCTAGCTATCTCTTCCCTGCCACCAGGAATAGAAGGGCTATTTCAAGGCTAATCACATCAGAGGGGGGCTAAACCATCACCACCAAAATTGAACTTAAAGCATGCCTTCTGTTTTAAACTTGGTAGTTTTTATTGCAGGCTAACTGCAATGTGGAAGGGGTGATGCTAAACCCGCTTGCCGCAGAGTATTCCCATTAGATTCActagggcttgcttctgagtagacatgcaaggTAGCTCTAGGTCTTTTTTATCTTCCAAATTGGCTCAAAGCTATTTCAGTATTTCCTCACCTATTTCTCCCCTCTCTCACCCACCCCAAATAGGAAGTTTAAGTCATGGAATGGAGAATCCAATCTATCAGGTGAAGGGAATCCTGGGAGAATCAGTCTTGTTTGCTGTAAATGTATCCTCATCAGTAACAGTGGAGAAAATGGAATGGGACTTTTACCCACAAAGCGGTGGCCTGGGCTTCTGGCTGGGGGAATTCAGCCACGGTAAACTGGAGCATCCAAGTCCCTCTGACCGGTTTGGACAACGGCTAGACATGGTGAACGAGACAACACTGAAGGTCAAAGACCTGGAGTTGAATGACGGTGGGATCTACAATGCTCGCATCTGGTTTACTAAGACACAGTTTcaagaacagagtttcagcctcaTGGTCTATGGTAAGTAACTACTTTCACTGTCTGAATGCAGAGGAGAGCTACACAGATGATAAAGGGAAAGTCGAGGCAGCTGGGTGTCTTtagcctgaaggagcatctccacccccatcattctgcccagacactgaggtccagctctgagggccttctggaggtccCCTGACTGCGAGAATcaagtttacagggaaccaggcagagggccttctcggtggtggcacctgccctgtggaatgccctcccaccagatgtcaaggaaataaacagctacctgacttttagaaggcagccctgtttagggaagcttttaatatttgatggaccattgtattttaatattttgttggaagctgcccagagtggctggggaaacccagccagatgggcggggaaagaagaagaagaagaagaagaagaaagaaagaaagaaagaaagaaagaaagaaagaaagaaagaaagaagaggctgagagtcatgggtgtagccaaggtggtgggggcaagggggcagctgccccacatagaaagtaaaacaatagaaatacttaactaactgatctATCATGTTGGTTCTGCCTCCCTAACAAAagtgccccccccaataaaaatcctggctacgcccatgctgagaggtgatatgacagctatcttcaaatatttgaagggctgtcacatggaatctggaacaagcttgttctctgctgctcAAGATGGTAGGTCCCAAACCAATGAATTTAaatgataagaaaggagatttctactaaatcttaggaagaactttctggctgtAAGAGCTGCTTGGCGGTGGAATAGActgcctcagaagatggtggactccccttccttggaggtatttaagcagaggttagatggtcatcttccggggattatttagctgtgatgcCTGCATTGCAAGCAACTGGACTACATGACTCTTGTATTTTATTATCATGGAATAGGATTGACAGCATTTTGCTGGTTTCTGACAGGCATAAGGTGCAAATATCACATCTTTCCCATTTCTCTTCAAACAGAGCCTGTGCCAGAACTTCAGATTCTCCTCAGAGACGTCTCCAACAGCTCAGGCATATGTGATGTAACCCTGCAATGTCAGGTGTCTGGAAAGGGGGAATTTGACATCTCCTGGAAAAGAGGGGAACCCCTCAGAGACTTAGGAGATGGCTTGGTCGGGTACCAGATCTCTGACAATGGCACCAGTCTCCATTTGTTGTGGTGGCCCAACGCCAGCGACTCCACTTTCACCTGCCTGGTCAGAAATCCCATTGGAGAGAAGGACGTCTCCTTCAACTTGCTCAGCATCTGCCAAACTGATGATGAAGGTCAGTAATTTATTGCATCTTCCTCCAAAGGATGCATTGTACCCCATCACCCCAATATCACTGCTGGGGGTTGTGAATATATTGGGGTAGGGACAAGGCAGCAGTGGAGGGTCCATTCATTATCTTTGAGGAGTGGGACTCCCAGCCACAAGAATTTGGAAATCTAAGAAGAGGATGTGTTTTTAGAATTAAGaggtagagggacgcgggtggcgctgtgggttaaaccacagagcctaggacttgctgatcagaaggttggtggttcaaatccccgcgacggggtgagctcccattgctccgtcgttgctcctgccaacctagcagttcgaaaggatgtcaaagtgcaagtagataaataggtaccgctccggcgggaaggtaaaaggcatttccctgcactgctcgggttcgccagaagcggcttagtcctgctggccacatgacccggaagctgtacgccggcttcctcggccaataaagcgagataagcgccgcaaccccagagtcggccaaggcTGGActataatggtcaggggtccctttacctttacctttacagtggtagaGCCCCTGCTTTGTTTGCAAGAAGGTCTCAGGTCCAATCCCTTTGGAATCTTCAGGCAGggctaggaataataataataatatctattatttataccacgcctatctggctgcgtttccccagccatcctgggtggctttcaacaaaagattaaaaatacattaaaacatcagtcattaaaaacttccctaaacagggctgccttcagatgtcttctaaacttcagatagttgttcatttctttgacatctgatgggagggtgttccacagggtgggtgtcactaccaagaaggccctctgcctggttccctgtaacttggcttctcgcagtgagggaaccgccagaaggccctcagagctggacctcagtgtctgggcagaacaatgggagtggagatgctccttcaggtatacttggccgaggccttttagggctttcaaggtcagcaccaacactttgaatttgcttggaaatgtactgggacccaatgtaggtctttcaagaccggtgttatgtggtatcAGTTGCcatttccagtcaccagtctggctgccacattctggattagttgtattttctgggtcaccttcaaaggtagccccacagagaCTGCATTggagtagtctaagcgggagataactagagcatgcaccactctggcaagacagtccgcgggcaggtagggtcttagcctgcgtaccaggtggagctgatagacagctgccctggacacagaattgacctgcgcctccatggacagctgtgagtccaaaatgactcccagactgcgcacctggtccttcaggggcacggttgtcccattcaggaccagggagtccctcacacccacctgccccctgtccccccaaaacagtacttgtcCCCTACCCTAAACCTGGGGAGtctctaccagtcagtgtaggccataTTAAGCTAGATAGACccaatggtctgagtcagtacagggcagcttcctatgacggATATCTTCAAGACTCTGGTTTACGTGCTATTCCTACCATGGAGATGAATGTGTATCCCAGATTAAAGGATGATCTCCTGATCATAAAGTTTGAATCTGCACTTTAGTCACCCTTAGAGTAAACCCATGAGACCAATGAGCTTTTAGGTAGTCATGACGAAATTGGGTGACAGTGCTTTTAAGATGTATTTTCTAAGCCTGACTCACTCTCAGTCCAACCCTATGGATTCTACCCTGTTGAGGCTCTAATGCAGGGGCAGTCTGAGTGgagtcccccagatgttgctggactcccaaggtcccatcatccctgacctgctgGCTGctgaggataatgggagttggagtccaacagcattgggAGGGCTACAGGTCGCCTTCC includes:
- the LOC114586738 gene encoding SLAM family member 7-like, with amino-acid sequence MMVEVASRSLLVILLFTPWICTSFGSLSHGMENPIYQVKGILGESVLFAVNVSSSVTVEKMEWDFYPQSGGLGFWLGEFSHGKLEHPSPSDRFGQRLDMVNETTLKVKDLELNDGGIYNARIWFTKTQFQEQSFSLMVYEPVPELQILLRDVSNSSGICDVTLQCQVSGKGEFDISWKRGEPLRDLGDGLVGYQISDNGTSLHLLWWPNASDSTFTCLVRNPIGEKDVSFNLLSICQTDDEGSQQRLWWMICLPISFILTLACSVIIWKRKYIFKKRDCLHNSREPALSCITTDNEERPQSWA